One stretch of Bernardetia sp. DNA includes these proteins:
- a CDS encoding ferritin: protein MSKNGVQKTVVTMKTSITQEMQNLINKQIQLEARSSWAYLAAASWCDKEGYVNSAKYLYNHAEEERMHMMKFFDYLNNAGGHALAPEITDLRYNFDKLREVFETALKHEIKVTLAINDLVDACLKAKDFATFQFLQWFVNEQREEEVISRRAVELFDIIGEEGQGIWLIDQAIGNLENEIAQIESPSGEAE from the coding sequence ATGTCAAAGAACGGAGTTCAGAAAACAGTAGTAACGATGAAAACATCGATTACACAAGAGATGCAAAACCTTATCAATAAGCAAATTCAGCTAGAAGCTCGCTCTTCGTGGGCATATTTGGCTGCAGCTTCGTGGTGCGATAAGGAAGGTTATGTCAATTCGGCAAAATATCTCTACAACCACGCAGAAGAAGAACGCATGCACATGATGAAATTCTTCGATTATCTAAATAATGCTGGTGGACATGCTCTTGCTCCAGAAATTACAGATTTGCGTTATAACTTCGATAAATTGAGAGAAGTTTTCGAAACGGCTCTAAAGCACGAAATCAAGGTTACTTTAGCTATCAATGATTTGGTAGATGCGTGTTTGAAAGCAAAAGATTTTGCTACGTTTCAGTTTTTGCAATGGTTTGTAAACGAGCAAAGAGAAGAAGAGGTAATTTCTCGTCGTGCTGTGGAGCTTTTCGATATTATTGGTGAAGAAGGACAGGGAATATGGCTTATAGACCAAGCTATCGGAAACTTAGAAAATGAAATAGCACAAATTGAAAGTCCTTCTGGTGAAGCAGAATAA
- a CDS encoding transglutaminase-like domain-containing protein yields the protein MKKDNSLSENELKALISLLEDDDTEILNHIRNKILSIGKPIIPLLEDTWTSSLNLKLQSRIEDILHTLQFGLLKEKLQNWYENEQDDLLKGLWILATYQYPDLEYEELKVKIEQLYFETWVSFQNVQHPIDQIRRLNSIFFEKLSFKANVNNFHSVNNSMINQVLESKKGNPISLSVVYMLIAQKLKLPVFGVNLPNLFVLTYKSEELTFYINVFNRGVIFAKQDIDNYLKQLKLPQNETFYSPCDNLAILRRTIHNLIQSFEHAAQGEKIPELIELLSILGENINDNTEK from the coding sequence ATGAAAAAAGATAATAGTTTGAGTGAAAATGAATTAAAAGCCTTGATTTCGCTTTTAGAAGACGATGATACAGAAATCTTGAATCATATAAGAAATAAAATTTTATCTATCGGAAAGCCTATTATTCCACTTTTAGAAGATACTTGGACAAGTAGTTTAAATTTGAAGTTGCAAAGTAGAATTGAAGATATTTTACATACTTTACAATTTGGTCTCTTGAAAGAAAAGCTGCAAAACTGGTATGAAAATGAGCAAGACGATTTGCTCAAAGGTTTATGGATTTTGGCAACTTATCAGTACCCAGATTTAGAATATGAGGAGTTAAAAGTTAAGATAGAACAACTTTACTTTGAAACGTGGGTTAGTTTTCAAAATGTTCAGCATCCAATAGACCAAATTAGACGGCTTAACAGTATTTTTTTTGAAAAGCTATCTTTTAAAGCTAATGTAAATAATTTTCATTCGGTTAATAATTCTATGATAAATCAAGTGTTGGAATCTAAAAAAGGAAATCCAATAAGTTTATCAGTAGTCTATATGTTGATTGCACAGAAGCTCAAACTGCCTGTATTTGGTGTCAATTTGCCTAATCTTTTTGTCTTGACCTATAAAAGTGAAGAACTTACCTTCTACATCAATGTATTTAACCGAGGGGTTATTTTTGCTAAACAAGACATCGACAACTACCTCAAACAACTCAAATTACCTCAAAATGAAACTTTTTACTCACCCTGTGATAATTTAGCCATTCTACGAAGAACCATTCATAACCTAATCCAGTCGTTTGAACATGCTGCGCAAGGCGAAAAAATACCAGAACTGATAGAGCTTTTATCTATTTTAGGAGAAAATATCAATGATAATACAGAAAAATAA
- a CDS encoding DUF3857 domain-containing protein — MSRYLQFFSSFLALLFVVTLTVMAKAQQTTNDFTDDENNTLFPSLETFGLLNYDWEISPTSSKLNADERKEQVVFQKYHDALEYFYDEKGDFKVWELVHHSIKINSENALKQYNKVYVPLQNGEKLVRLKARSIQEDGKITEIDLSQIRQVEENGFFTSSTRFPIEGAQVGSDIEYLYLVERSASLSGHYIYPSNVLLKNVSFELVTPSNIFFTSKSYNGLPQAKEQSDAMGRNLLSISTDRIHSSSSKSILGEGNLMRLHYRFSHVLADEKYADNSWNNIANEIASVVYPLSLKEENRRINSILEELGAEKSSFLSQEQKIKAIEDYIKNHIRIDENISHDSYSLLSSLETGMSDSYGVLRLFGAFFQNAGIDHRLVGTSDKKYFVFDEEFPSWDFIHSYLFYFPSLKSYLMPTEVNYRYGYIPYSLINNKGLFVKPPVIIGEDIVAYADVRTINFVPSQSSTDTHYKVSFQDELNTTKINLKRELTGYSAIDYNAYYYLSDEPEKAVAERFDIRAGEQEMTERVDITTIENNYYDAQSIRMDLFKIEGEISSNTLVEQANETYLFKLGSLLDAHPKSYTQKGNVEKGYPEEFKTTIEIEIPEGYYVRNFEALKKQIWNVEMGKMIMHFKTEATIKNGVLIVEVTEFYRDGIQTKEQLAAFERINSASVDFSNAVVMIQKMK; from the coding sequence ATGAGTAGATATTTACAATTTTTTTCATCTTTTCTCGCTTTACTTTTCGTTGTTACTCTGACAGTAATGGCGAAGGCACAGCAAACTACTAATGATTTTACAGACGATGAAAATAATACCCTTTTTCCTTCTTTAGAAACCTTCGGACTTCTCAATTATGATTGGGAAATCTCTCCTACTTCGTCAAAGCTAAATGCAGACGAGCGCAAAGAGCAAGTAGTGTTTCAAAAATATCATGATGCTTTAGAGTATTTTTATGATGAGAAAGGCGACTTCAAAGTATGGGAACTGGTACATCATTCTATAAAAATTAATTCTGAAAATGCTTTAAAGCAATACAACAAAGTTTATGTTCCTCTTCAAAATGGTGAAAAATTGGTACGCTTGAAGGCAAGAAGTATTCAAGAAGATGGAAAAATAACAGAAATTGATTTATCTCAAATTCGTCAAGTAGAAGAAAATGGCTTTTTTACTTCCTCTACTCGTTTTCCTATTGAGGGGGCGCAAGTAGGAAGTGATATTGAATATTTGTATTTAGTTGAGCGTTCTGCATCTTTATCTGGACATTATATTTATCCCTCTAATGTTCTTTTGAAAAACGTTAGTTTTGAGCTTGTAACACCATCTAATATTTTCTTTACTAGCAAAAGTTATAACGGACTTCCACAGGCTAAAGAGCAAAGCGATGCGATGGGTAGAAATTTGCTTTCTATTTCTACCGATAGAATACATAGTTCTTCATCTAAATCTATTTTAGGTGAGGGTAATCTAATGCGTTTGCACTACCGTTTTTCACACGTCTTGGCAGATGAGAAATATGCTGACAATAGTTGGAATAATATTGCCAACGAAATTGCATCAGTAGTTTATCCTTTGAGCTTAAAGGAAGAAAACAGACGTATAAATTCTATTTTAGAAGAACTTGGAGCAGAAAAAAGCTCATTCTTATCACAAGAACAAAAAATTAAGGCGATTGAAGATTACATCAAAAATCATATTCGTATAGATGAAAACATTAGCCACGATTCTTACTCTCTTTTGTCTTCTTTAGAAACAGGTATGAGCGATAGTTATGGCGTGTTGCGTTTGTTTGGGGCTTTCTTTCAGAATGCAGGAATAGACCACCGTTTGGTAGGCACATCAGATAAAAAATATTTTGTCTTTGACGAAGAGTTTCCATCTTGGGATTTTATCCATTCTTATCTTTTTTACTTTCCTTCTCTGAAAAGCTATTTGATGCCGACAGAAGTAAATTATCGTTATGGTTATATTCCTTACTCTCTCATCAACAATAAAGGTCTGTTTGTCAAACCTCCAGTTATAATTGGAGAAGATATTGTAGCGTATGCAGATGTTCGTACTATAAATTTTGTTCCTTCACAAAGCAGTACTGACACACATTATAAGGTAAGTTTTCAAGATGAACTCAATACTACAAAAATAAATTTAAAGAGAGAGCTAACAGGTTATTCTGCCATAGATTATAATGCGTATTATTACCTTTCTGACGAACCAGAAAAAGCAGTAGCAGAGCGATTTGATATTCGTGCAGGAGAACAGGAAATGACAGAGCGTGTAGATATTACGACTATAGAAAACAATTACTACGATGCTCAAAGTATTCGTATGGATTTGTTTAAAATAGAAGGAGAAATTTCTTCTAATACGCTTGTAGAGCAAGCTAATGAAACTTATCTATTCAAATTAGGAAGTCTTTTAGATGCACATCCAAAATCATATACACAGAAAGGAAATGTAGAAAAAGGTTATCCCGAAGAATTTAAGACTACGATTGAAATAGAAATTCCAGAAGGCTATTATGTTAGAAACTTTGAAGCCTTGAAAAAGCAAATCTGGAATGTGGAAATGGGTAAGATGATTATGCACTTCAAAACAGAGGCTACCATCAAAAATGGAGTGCTGATAGTTGAAGTAACAGAGTTTTACAGAGATGGTATTCAAACAAAAGAACAATTAGCAGCCTTTGAGCGTATCAATTCTGCATCAGTAGATTTTAGTAATGCTGTTGTGATGATTCAAAAAATGAAATAA